A genomic segment from Candidatus Rokuibacteriota bacterium encodes:
- a CDS encoding acyl-CoA dehydrogenase family protein — protein MDFQYTPEQEAFRREVRGWLEKNLPADLCVDDAFDERVAPDRATFDRRVAWQRRMYASRWVGISWPASYGGRDATLLEQIIFDEEYFRARAPVLPGYSGVNMAGPTIIEWGTEEQKRRFLPRILSGEDIWCQGYSEPGAGSDLASLATRAEDRGDHFVVNGQKVWTSGAQFADWIYALVRTDPAAPKHRGISYLLADMKTPGITVRPLVLMNGHRHFNEVFFVDVRVPKENLIGRQNEGWRPAMTTLMYERKSGGGRGYTEQLARLRALAGELYVAGRPAWEDPLVRQGFSQLWIDATCLRYTRLRNITRQLRGEPPGPEGSILKLFGSELGVRIADFAGELLGPRVLVNRPSTAVPDGPRWYNRVVSARQYTIAGGTSEIQRNIIGERVLGLPKD, from the coding sequence GGCTGGCTCGAGAAAAACTTGCCGGCGGACCTGTGCGTGGACGATGCCTTCGACGAGCGCGTCGCGCCGGACCGCGCGACCTTCGATCGCCGCGTGGCCTGGCAGAGGAGGATGTACGCCTCCCGGTGGGTCGGCATCTCCTGGCCGGCCAGCTATGGCGGCCGGGACGCGACGCTGCTGGAGCAGATCATCTTCGATGAGGAGTACTTCCGCGCTCGCGCTCCCGTCCTGCCCGGCTACTCCGGCGTGAACATGGCGGGGCCGACCATCATCGAGTGGGGCACCGAGGAGCAGAAGCGGCGCTTCCTGCCGCGCATCCTGAGCGGCGAGGACATCTGGTGCCAGGGTTACTCCGAGCCGGGCGCCGGTTCCGACCTGGCAAGCCTCGCGACCCGGGCGGAGGACAGGGGCGATCATTTCGTGGTCAACGGCCAGAAGGTGTGGACGTCGGGCGCCCAGTTCGCCGACTGGATCTACGCGCTCGTGCGCACCGACCCGGCGGCGCCCAAGCACCGCGGCATCAGCTACCTGCTCGCCGATATGAAGACGCCCGGCATCACCGTGCGGCCGCTGGTCCTCATGAACGGCCATCGCCACTTCAACGAGGTCTTCTTCGTCGACGTCCGCGTGCCGAAGGAGAATCTGATCGGGCGGCAGAACGAGGGCTGGAGGCCGGCCATGACCACGCTCATGTACGAGCGCAAGTCCGGCGGCGGGCGGGGCTATACCGAGCAGCTCGCGCGGCTCCGGGCCCTGGCCGGAGAGCTCTACGTCGCCGGCCGGCCCGCATGGGAGGACCCGCTGGTCCGTCAGGGCTTCTCCCAGCTCTGGATCGACGCCACCTGCCTTCGGTACACGCGGCTCCGCAACATCACGCGCCAGCTCCGCGGCGAGCCGCCCGGGCCCGAGGGCTCCATCCTCAAGCTGTTCGGCTCCGAGCTCGGCGTGCGCATTGCGGACTTCGCCGGCGAGCTGCTGGGCCCCCGCGTGCTGGTCAACCGGCCGAGCACGGCCGTGCCCGACGGCCCGCGCTGGTACAACCGCGTCGTCAGCGCCCGCCAGTACACTATCGCGGGAGGCACCAGCGAAATTCAGCGCAACATCATCGGCGAGCGCGTGCTGGGTCTGCCGAAGGACTAA
- a CDS encoding heme-binding protein — translation MAGITLEQATTVVEAALRKGRETGCAPLAVAVLDDGGHLKAFSREDGAGIIRPQIAVGKAWGALGMGMGSRALARRVAEQPQQAPFFAALNAMSDGRVVPAPGGVLIRDGAGTVIGAVGISGDTSDKDEACALAGIEAAKLVGDTG, via the coding sequence GTGGCCGGGATCACGCTCGAGCAGGCGACGACGGTGGTGGAGGCGGCGCTCAGGAAGGGCCGGGAAACGGGCTGCGCGCCGCTGGCCGTGGCGGTGCTGGACGACGGCGGGCACCTGAAGGCCTTCTCCCGTGAGGACGGGGCCGGCATCATCCGTCCCCAGATCGCCGTGGGCAAGGCCTGGGGCGCGCTCGGGATGGGCATGGGCTCGCGCGCCCTGGCCCGCCGCGTGGCGGAGCAGCCTCAGCAGGCGCCGTTCTTCGCCGCGCTCAACGCGATGTCGGACGGGCGGGTGGTGCCCGCGCCCGGCGGCGTCCTGATCCGCGACGGCGCCGGGACGGTGATCGGCGCGGTCGGCATCTCCGGCGATACGTCGGACAAGGACGAGGCCTGCGCGCTTGCCGGCATCGAGGCCGCCAAGCTCGTCGGCGACACGGGATAG